One genomic segment of Ferrimonas sp. YFM includes these proteins:
- a CDS encoding cytochrome c oxidase subunit 3 has protein sequence MKLLDTLMQKPWQDSGYLPEAGTGRDAGSVGLWVGLAVITSLFVLFMLSAIMRSQSPDWQPLTEQPWQPLFDLTPLWINTLVLLCSSLVMQLACLQRREGGGMLAMAAALSLALVFLVGQWSVWQAFAERGFGLQSGPAAGFYFLLTGLHAVHLVAALLVVSFILPELWRDTGLARLRLLTRYWHYLFLLWCVLFALISRPPATYKLLAALCGIDTGG, from the coding sequence ATGAAACTGCTCGATACCCTAATGCAAAAGCCCTGGCAGGACTCCGGTTACCTGCCTGAAGCTGGCACGGGCAGGGATGCCGGTTCCGTCGGCCTGTGGGTGGGCCTGGCGGTGATCACCTCGCTGTTTGTGCTCTTTATGCTCTCCGCCATCATGCGCTCCCAGTCTCCAGACTGGCAGCCTCTGACCGAGCAGCCCTGGCAGCCCCTGTTCGACCTGACGCCTTTATGGATAAACACCCTGGTGCTGCTGTGTTCCTCCCTGGTGATGCAACTGGCCTGCCTGCAGCGGCGCGAAGGCGGCGGCATGCTGGCCATGGCCGCAGCCCTCTCCCTGGCCCTGGTGTTTCTGGTGGGGCAGTGGTCGGTATGGCAGGCCTTCGCCGAGCGTGGCTTTGGTCTGCAGAGCGGTCCGGCGGCGGGGTTCTATTTCCTGTTGACCGGCCTTCACGCCGTGCACCTGGTGGCTGCACTGCTGGTGGTGAGTTTTATCCTACCTGAGCTGTGGCGGGACACTGGCTTGGCGCGCCTGCGGCTGCTGACCCGCTACTGGCACTATCTGTTCCTGCTCTGGTGTGTGCTGTTTGCCCTCATCAGCCGGCCGCCGGCAACCTACAAGTTGTTGGCAGCATTATGCGGCATTGATACTGGAGGCTAA
- a CDS encoding diguanylate cyclase, with product MQVFYFEDSGSDLAVYDIARMNPAQWQLLPDDTARFGISNSTYWLKVVVTNQSEHTRGRLLEFSSTTQDYIEVYSELAGHHRMGDRIPFDERPLQSITPTIELTLPPLSRTDVWVKLSTEGGFFELLPVKLHTKEEWAQHQLERNFLFGMFFGSLAIMLVYGLTLSLVLKNTNFIAYSAYLFTALLCTFFYYGFGFRWLWPEWPTLNFWALQISYAALILASSLFAERFLNIRQHFPVLRRVLQLLIGLMLVSLALTLAGVHLATMAMLIPLSMMILALLSGCAVVTAWRLPGWTNLLFLLAWPCLLICIGLSFANALGWVPISLDTKYLLSGLFTVEMQLLGILISKQFYQLRNDLVSARSDSSRQMNLEVMARNKELEVLNQKLKEQAYCDAMTGLKNRRSFRYALDKLEIEVSGQTRALVLIDLDHFKSINDRFGHQVGDRALKHAAKIIDQSVSLVHGQCFRVGGEEFAAMLTAPDQPGLVAQCEMIRHKLAQTPMPLESGSLHITASIGIKTVDPGQFESSRQIYQQADAALYQAKRQGRNRVCEAGLSNNFAESPVPA from the coding sequence ATGCAAGTCTTCTATTTCGAGGACAGCGGCAGCGACCTCGCGGTTTACGACATCGCCCGAATGAACCCCGCTCAATGGCAGCTCCTGCCGGATGACACCGCTCGCTTCGGCATCTCCAACTCCACCTACTGGTTGAAGGTGGTGGTCACCAATCAATCGGAACACACCCGTGGCAGGCTGCTTGAGTTCAGTTCCACCACTCAGGACTACATCGAAGTCTACTCCGAGCTCGCAGGCCACCACAGGATGGGGGATCGAATCCCTTTCGATGAGCGCCCGCTGCAGAGCATCACGCCGACTATTGAGCTGACCCTGCCGCCACTGTCACGCACCGATGTCTGGGTCAAGCTGAGCACAGAAGGCGGCTTCTTCGAACTGCTTCCGGTCAAGCTGCACACCAAAGAGGAATGGGCCCAACACCAGCTGGAACGTAACTTCCTGTTTGGGATGTTCTTCGGCTCACTGGCAATCATGCTGGTGTATGGACTGACCCTGTCCCTGGTGCTGAAAAACACCAACTTCATCGCCTATAGCGCCTATCTGTTTACGGCGTTGCTGTGCACCTTCTTCTATTACGGCTTCGGTTTCCGCTGGTTGTGGCCGGAGTGGCCCACACTCAACTTCTGGGCCCTGCAGATAAGCTATGCAGCGCTGATTCTGGCTTCGTCGCTGTTTGCCGAGCGCTTCCTCAATATTCGCCAGCATTTCCCGGTACTGAGACGGGTTTTGCAGCTGCTGATCGGCCTGATGCTGGTCTCTCTGGCTCTGACGCTGGCTGGCGTGCACCTGGCCACCATGGCGATGCTGATTCCGCTGTCGATGATGATTCTGGCCCTACTGAGCGGCTGCGCCGTGGTCACCGCCTGGCGACTGCCGGGTTGGACCAACCTGCTGTTCCTGTTGGCCTGGCCCTGCCTGCTGATCTGCATCGGCCTGAGCTTTGCTAACGCTCTTGGCTGGGTACCCATCTCCCTGGACACCAAATACCTGCTCAGCGGCCTGTTTACCGTAGAGATGCAACTTTTGGGGATTCTGATCTCAAAACAGTTCTACCAGCTCAGAAATGATCTGGTCAGCGCCCGCAGCGACTCCTCCAGACAGATGAATCTGGAGGTGATGGCCAGAAACAAAGAGCTGGAAGTGCTGAATCAGAAGCTCAAGGAGCAGGCCTACTGCGACGCCATGACCGGGCTGAAGAACCGCCGCAGCTTCCGCTATGCCCTGGATAAACTTGAGATTGAGGTCAGCGGCCAGACGCGCGCCCTGGTGCTGATCGATCTGGACCACTTTAAATCGATCAACGACAGATTTGGTCATCAGGTGGGTGACCGTGCCCTGAAACACGCCGCCAAGATCATCGACCAATCGGTGTCCCTGGTCCACGGCCAGTGCTTCCGGGTGGGCGGAGAGGAGTTTGCTGCCATGCTGACGGCGCCGGACCAGCCAGGTCTGGTGGCCCAGTGCGAGATGATTCGCCACAAGCTGGCCCAGACGCCGATGCCGCTGGAATCAGGCAGCCTGCACATCACCGCCTCCATCGGCATCAAGACTGTCGACCCGGGACAATTTGAGTCCTCCAGGCAGATCTACCAACAGGCTGATGCCGCCCTTTACCAGGCCAAGAGACAGGGCAGAAACCGGGTCTGCGAAGCTGGCCTGAGCAACAACTTCGCCGAGTCCCCGGTTCCCGCCTAA
- a CDS encoding IS110 family transposase, whose amino-acid sequence MLNLNIIGIDLAKSSFQVATLSPEHQVLNNRSMSRARLEQWLAKQKPSIVAVEACGSAHYWGRFAESFGHSVMIIAPKTVTPYRQGHKTDSNDALAIAIAARQPSTRSAAVKSVEQQALQSIERMRQHWLDHNRSTSNMMRSLLYEFGITIAKGNTALIRIMPELLDGSSELLPQAFKAQLSKVYQQWQRGRDELKQIENQLSELIKQQSPCKRLMKLEGVGEVNALALYLILGERGEGFKNGREAAACIGVTPKQFSTGGVTSLGGIGKRIGHKRLRANLIQGALAVAMQLGRRPPKTLKEKWLLAIIERRGLRRAAVALVNKTIRTAWAMLHRDQDYQQPQAI is encoded by the coding sequence ATGCTTAACCTTAATATCATCGGCATCGACCTGGCAAAATCTTCTTTCCAAGTGGCAACGCTCAGTCCGGAACATCAAGTGTTGAATAACCGCAGTATGTCACGCGCACGACTTGAGCAATGGCTGGCCAAGCAGAAACCCTCCATTGTTGCCGTGGAGGCCTGTGGCTCCGCCCACTACTGGGGCCGCTTCGCTGAATCTTTTGGCCACTCCGTCATGATCATCGCCCCCAAAACAGTCACCCCATATCGGCAGGGCCATAAAACCGATAGCAACGATGCACTGGCCATCGCGATAGCAGCCCGTCAGCCAAGCACTCGCTCTGCAGCAGTCAAATCGGTTGAACAACAAGCTTTGCAAAGCATTGAGCGGATGCGTCAGCACTGGCTGGATCATAACCGCTCAACCAGCAACATGATGCGTAGCTTGCTCTATGAGTTTGGTATCACCATCGCCAAAGGGAATACAGCACTTATACGGATCATGCCAGAGCTTCTAGACGGCTCGTCTGAGCTTCTTCCTCAGGCCTTCAAAGCTCAGCTTTCAAAGGTGTACCAGCAATGGCAACGGGGGAGAGATGAGCTCAAACAAATAGAGAATCAGCTATCAGAATTGATAAAGCAGCAGTCGCCCTGCAAGAGGCTCATGAAGCTTGAAGGCGTTGGCGAGGTTAATGCCTTGGCCTTGTATCTCATCTTAGGTGAGCGTGGTGAAGGGTTTAAGAATGGCCGGGAAGCCGCGGCCTGCATTGGAGTGACGCCTAAACAATTCAGTACCGGGGGCGTCACTTCTTTAGGTGGTATTGGCAAGCGGATTGGCCATAAGCGGCTGCGCGCCAACCTGATTCAGGGGGCATTAGCTGTGGCCATGCAATTAGGCCGTAGGCCACCTAAGACACTCAAAGAAAAATGGCTGTTGGCAATTATCGAGCGACGCGGGCTTCGACGTGCGGCAGTGGCGCTAGTTAACAAAACCATTCGCACTGCCTGGGCCATGTTGCACCGAGATCAGGATTATCAACAACCTCAAGCTATCTAA
- a CDS encoding 23S rRNA (adenine(2030)-N(6))-methyltransferase RlmJ, with amino-acid sequence MLSYRHSFHAGNHADVLKHAVQALILESLKRKDKPFVAHDTHSGAGRYDLTSEHAEKTGEYVDGVARLWGEDCPEELHPYLKAVKALNPSGNLRYYPGSPLLTRALIREQDRMVLTELHPTDFPRLKQEFARDRQVKVYQEDGYARLKASLPPKERRGVVLIDPPYELRGEYKDLVKGVKEGVQRWATGTYAIWYPVVSRQEINRLERALESTGIRKILQIELNVTEDTREHGMTGSGMIVINPPWTLEQQMQKALPWLRDKLAQDEMANFRLRWIVPE; translated from the coding sequence ATGCTGAGCTATCGCCATAGCTTTCACGCCGGCAATCATGCTGACGTGCTGAAACACGCGGTTCAGGCGCTGATTCTTGAGTCGCTGAAACGCAAGGATAAGCCCTTTGTTGCCCACGATACCCATTCCGGTGCCGGGCGTTACGATCTGACCTCTGAACACGCCGAGAAAACCGGCGAGTACGTGGATGGCGTCGCCCGGCTCTGGGGAGAGGACTGCCCGGAAGAGCTCCACCCCTATCTGAAGGCAGTAAAGGCACTCAACCCCAGTGGCAACCTGCGCTACTATCCTGGCAGCCCGCTGCTGACTCGGGCATTGATTCGTGAACAGGACCGTATGGTTCTGACCGAGTTGCATCCGACAGACTTCCCTCGCCTGAAGCAGGAGTTTGCCCGCGACCGTCAGGTGAAGGTGTACCAGGAGGATGGCTACGCTCGCCTGAAAGCCTCTTTGCCCCCGAAAGAGCGCCGTGGTGTGGTGTTGATCGATCCCCCATATGAGCTTAGAGGGGAGTACAAGGATCTGGTTAAGGGAGTCAAAGAGGGGGTTCAGCGCTGGGCCACCGGCACCTATGCCATCTGGTACCCCGTGGTGAGCCGACAGGAGATCAATCGCCTGGAGCGTGCCCTGGAGTCCACCGGCATTCGTAAGATCTTGCAGATTGAGCTGAATGTCACCGAAGACACCCGCGAGCATGGAATGACCGGCTCCGGGATGATCGTCATCAACCCGCCCTGGACCCTGGAACAGCAGATGCAAAAGGCGCTGCCCTGGCTCAGGGATAAACTGGCTCAGGATGAGATGGCCAACTTCCGTTTGCGCTGGATAGTGCCGGAGTAG
- a CDS encoding cytochrome C oxidase subunit IV family protein, with translation MHTSDGGQQHPIGLYFKIWGLLFVLSALSYMVDYAGLEGMVRWTLIILFMLLKAGLIVAVFMHMIWERLALIYAILLPPLALLVLVALMVMESDYTQLLRLTHFVTGE, from the coding sequence ATGCACACGAGTGACGGAGGACAACAGCACCCCATAGGGCTCTACTTCAAGATCTGGGGGTTGTTGTTTGTACTGAGTGCCCTGAGCTACATGGTGGACTACGCCGGGCTGGAAGGGATGGTGCGCTGGACGCTGATCATCCTGTTCATGTTGCTCAAGGCGGGGCTGATTGTGGCGGTGTTCATGCACATGATCTGGGAGCGGTTGGCACTGATCTACGCCATTTTGTTACCGCCCCTGGCTCTGCTGGTGTTGGTGGCGCTAATGGTCATGGAGTCAGACTATACCCAGCTTCTGCGCCTGACCCACTTTGTCACCGGGGAATAG
- a CDS encoding heme-copper oxidase subunit III family protein: MNALQQFVSDWSGDRRTFQISWGKAMMWIFLLSDTFVFGSFLVGYMVARMSTTVPWPIPSEVFALTVGGVTVPLLLIAIMTFILITSSGTMAMAVNFGYRKNRKVAAALMLATAVLGASFVGMQAFEWSKLIEDGVRPWGNPMGASQFGAAFFMITGFHGLHVSIGVILLLVVANKVRRGDYEASGDYGIVETTGLYWHFVDLVWVFIFAFFYLW, from the coding sequence ATGAACGCTCTGCAACAGTTTGTCAGTGACTGGTCCGGAGACCGGCGCACCTTCCAGATCTCCTGGGGCAAGGCGATGATGTGGATCTTCCTGCTCAGCGACACCTTCGTCTTCGGGTCATTCCTGGTGGGCTACATGGTGGCGCGGATGTCCACCACTGTGCCCTGGCCCATCCCTTCCGAGGTGTTTGCCCTGACCGTAGGCGGCGTGACCGTGCCCCTGCTGCTCATCGCCATCATGACCTTCATCCTGATCACCTCCAGCGGCACCATGGCCATGGCGGTGAACTTTGGTTATCGCAAAAACCGCAAGGTGGCGGCGGCCCTGATGCTGGCGACGGCGGTGCTGGGAGCCAGCTTCGTGGGGATGCAGGCATTTGAGTGGAGCAAGTTGATTGAGGACGGTGTCCGTCCCTGGGGCAACCCCATGGGGGCCTCTCAGTTTGGGGCGGCGTTTTTCATGATCACCGGCTTTCATGGTCTGCACGTCTCCATTGGCGTCATCCTGCTGTTGGTGGTGGCCAACAAGGTGCGCAGAGGCGATTACGAGGCCAGCGGTGATTACGGCATTGTGGAGACCACGGGTCTCTATTGGCACTTCGTGGACCTGGTTTGGGTCTTCATCTTCGCCTTCTTCTATCTGTGGTAG
- the catB gene encoding type B chloramphenicol O-acetyltransferase has translation MNNYFDSPFSGSPISDQITNPNIIAGKHSYYSGYYHNHSFDDCARYLAPDRTDVDKLIIGSYCSIGSGAVFMMAGNQGHRSDWAATFPFFYQDNPAFGGAADGFATSGDTVLGHDVWVGSEAMIMPGVQIGNGAIIASRALVTKDVAPYAVVGGNPARVLKMRFDEQQIAWLQQMCWWQWDEAVLAEAMPLLCSSNIEGLYRFWQARIR, from the coding sequence ATGAACAACTATTTCGACTCGCCCTTTTCTGGCTCGCCCATTAGTGACCAGATCACCAATCCCAATATTATCGCCGGCAAGCACAGCTACTACTCCGGTTACTACCACAATCACAGCTTCGATGACTGCGCCCGCTACCTGGCGCCGGATCGCACCGATGTGGATAAACTGATCATCGGCAGCTACTGCTCCATCGGCTCAGGGGCGGTCTTTATGATGGCGGGCAATCAGGGACACCGCAGTGACTGGGCAGCGACCTTCCCTTTTTTCTACCAGGATAATCCCGCCTTTGGAGGCGCCGCCGACGGTTTCGCTACCTCCGGCGATACGGTGCTTGGCCACGATGTCTGGGTGGGGAGCGAGGCGATGATCATGCCCGGGGTCCAGATAGGCAACGGTGCTATCATTGCCAGCCGTGCCCTGGTGACCAAGGATGTGGCGCCCTATGCGGTCGTCGGCGGCAATCCGGCCAGGGTGCTGAAGATGCGCTTCGATGAGCAGCAGATCGCCTGGCTGCAGCAGATGTGCTGGTGGCAGTGGGATGAGGCCGTATTGGCCGAAGCGATGCCGCTGCTATGCAGCAGCAACATCGAAGGCCTCTATCGGTTCTGGCAGGCGAGGATTCGCTAA
- a CDS encoding succinylglutamate desuccinylase/aspartoacylase family protein, which yields MTVTTHSLVVGQQATGTDITVPVIRFSGQGTGPSTYIQANVHGAEVQGNAVIHHLVQVFKKHPPLGDVVLVPMANPLGINQKSGEFTLGRFDPVSGENWNRQYHFDPSLVQHLAQTMTQASELELAQAMREGIQAQLDTKLASPFGVKSGQHLALRLQKMALEADIVLDLHTGPISARHLYVPEYARERAHLFNIPLNILIPSDFAGAMDEASFSPWWQLSEAMAQRGRELPVLVDAFTLELGSQEYLNVEDAYWDALGIARYLQHRRVLPKFELSLPKITQHACQLADYRAVYSPCGGQIEYLASLGQPVDPGQPLARIWHFDALMTGKRESRDLTLPETVIPVLHFASASVRQGTELFKVLSNTFLL from the coding sequence ATGACAGTCACCACCCACTCACTGGTTGTTGGCCAACAGGCGACAGGTACAGACATCACGGTGCCAGTGATTCGGTTTTCAGGGCAGGGGACAGGTCCCAGTACCTATATACAGGCCAATGTCCATGGAGCAGAGGTTCAGGGAAATGCAGTCATTCACCACCTCGTTCAGGTCTTCAAAAAGCATCCCCCCCTGGGGGATGTGGTGCTGGTGCCCATGGCCAATCCTCTGGGAATCAATCAGAAGAGTGGCGAGTTTACCCTTGGCCGCTTTGACCCGGTAAGCGGAGAGAACTGGAACCGTCAGTATCACTTTGACCCCAGCCTGGTGCAGCATCTGGCGCAGACCATGACCCAGGCCAGTGAGCTGGAGCTTGCTCAGGCGATGCGAGAGGGGATTCAGGCTCAGCTTGACACCAAGCTGGCGTCGCCTTTCGGGGTGAAAAGTGGCCAGCACCTGGCATTGAGGCTGCAAAAAATGGCTCTGGAGGCAGATATCGTTCTGGATCTGCATACTGGTCCTATCTCAGCACGCCACCTATATGTGCCCGAGTACGCTCGGGAGCGGGCGCATCTGTTTAATATTCCACTCAATATTCTGATTCCCAGTGACTTCGCCGGGGCCATGGATGAGGCCAGCTTCAGTCCCTGGTGGCAGTTGTCCGAGGCGATGGCTCAAAGGGGCAGGGAGCTGCCGGTCCTGGTGGATGCTTTTACCCTGGAACTGGGGTCTCAGGAGTACCTTAATGTCGAAGATGCATACTGGGATGCCCTGGGGATAGCCCGTTATCTGCAGCATCGGCGGGTATTGCCTAAGTTCGAACTGTCTCTGCCCAAGATAACTCAGCATGCCTGCCAATTGGCGGATTATCGGGCGGTGTACAGTCCCTGTGGTGGTCAGATTGAATATCTGGCCAGCCTGGGGCAACCGGTTGATCCGGGGCAGCCGTTGGCCCGTATTTGGCACTTCGATGCATTGATGACGGGAAAGCGGGAGAGCAGAGATCTGACGCTGCCTGAAACCGTGATACCTGTGCTTCACTTTGCGTCGGCCAGTGTTCGTCAGGGGACTGAGTTGTTTAAGGTGCTGAGCAACACCTTCTTACTGTAG
- a CDS encoding DUF2058 domain-containing protein, which translates to MSLADQLLKAGLADKKSVQKAKKEKHKQRKAKQVVTDESKQLAEQRKREQQERDRELNRQKQEEAQAKAILAQIKQLIDTSKQDRSKGDIAYNFSHDGKITKVYVTKAQQQQLIAGQLGIVIQEESYELVPSKVVEKIEQRDPAMVIPLAKSEESAPAEDDPYADYQIPDDLMW; encoded by the coding sequence ATGTCGTTAGCGGACCAACTTTTAAAAGCAGGCCTGGCCGATAAGAAGTCGGTGCAGAAGGCCAAAAAAGAGAAGCATAAACAGCGTAAAGCCAAGCAAGTTGTGACCGACGAGTCCAAGCAACTGGCAGAGCAACGCAAGCGTGAGCAGCAGGAACGCGACCGCGAGCTGAACCGTCAGAAACAGGAAGAGGCGCAGGCCAAAGCGATTCTGGCGCAGATCAAACAGCTGATCGACACCAGTAAGCAGGATCGCAGCAAGGGCGACATCGCTTACAACTTCAGCCACGATGGCAAGATCACCAAGGTTTACGTGACCAAGGCTCAGCAGCAACAGTTGATTGCCGGCCAACTGGGCATTGTCATCCAGGAGGAGAGCTATGAGCTGGTGCCCTCCAAGGTGGTCGAGAAGATTGAGCAGCGTGACCCCGCCATGGTGATTCCTCTGGCCAAGAGCGAAGAGAGCGCTCCTGCCGAGGACGATCCTTACGCCGATTACCAGATCCCGGACGATCTGATGTGGTAA
- a CDS encoding cbb3-type cytochrome c oxidase subunit I yields MSQEFDHPAPTGFWQKYVFSQDHKVIAIQYTLTAVAVGLVALVLSLFMRLQLGFPDQFDFIDPASYYQMITMHGMIMVVYLLTALFLGGFGNYLIPLMVGARDMVFPFLNMLSYWAYLVAVLILMASFFVTGGPTGAGWTLYPPQAILQGTPGVDGGIVLMLVSLAVFIVAATMGGLNYVTTVLQARTRGMTLMRMPLTVWGIFMATIMALLAFPALFVSAVMMLFDKLLGTSFFMPELISLGQATDYGGGSPILFQHLFWFFGHPEVYIVALPAFGIVSDLISVNARKTIFGYRMMVWAIVIIGVLSFVVWAHHMYVSGMNPYFGFFFAVSTLIIAVPTAIKVYNWVLTMWRGNVRMTVPMLYSVAFVLTFVFGGMTGLFLGNVVVDLPLSDTYFVVAHFHMVMGVAPILVIFGGIYHWYPSVTGRMLHDGLGKLHFWITFLGTWAIYFPMHYLGVLGLPRRYYAYDDYAFIPPEAHSINAFITVAALIVGVAQLLFLFNLAWSYVRGPKAKANPWQSASLEWQTPTLPPGHGNWGPELPVVYRWAYDYSVPGHPDDMVVQTDPWRGGDALHGEVQPEVSR; encoded by the coding sequence ATGAGCCAGGAGTTTGATCATCCGGCGCCCACTGGGTTCTGGCAAAAATACGTATTCAGCCAGGACCATAAGGTGATTGCCATTCAGTACACCCTGACCGCCGTGGCCGTCGGGCTGGTGGCTTTGGTGCTGTCTCTGTTTATGCGCCTGCAACTGGGATTCCCGGACCAGTTTGATTTCATCGATCCTGCTTCCTATTACCAGATGATCACCATGCACGGGATGATCATGGTGGTCTACCTGTTAACCGCCCTGTTCCTGGGAGGGTTTGGAAACTACCTGATCCCCTTGATGGTCGGTGCCCGGGACATGGTGTTCCCCTTCCTGAATATGCTCAGTTACTGGGCCTATCTGGTGGCAGTGCTGATCTTGATGGCCAGTTTTTTTGTCACCGGAGGCCCCACCGGGGCGGGCTGGACCCTGTATCCGCCCCAGGCAATCCTTCAGGGAACACCCGGAGTCGACGGCGGCATCGTGTTGATGTTGGTCTCCCTGGCTGTGTTCATCGTGGCGGCCACCATGGGCGGCCTTAACTACGTCACCACAGTGCTGCAGGCGCGCACCCGGGGAATGACCCTGATGCGCATGCCCCTGACGGTCTGGGGGATCTTTATGGCCACCATCATGGCGTTGCTGGCCTTTCCGGCGCTGTTTGTCAGTGCGGTGATGATGTTGTTCGACAAGCTGCTGGGCACCAGCTTCTTTATGCCCGAGCTTATCTCCCTGGGACAGGCCACAGACTATGGCGGCGGCAGTCCCATACTGTTCCAGCACCTGTTCTGGTTTTTCGGTCATCCCGAGGTGTACATCGTGGCGCTGCCCGCTTTTGGCATCGTCTCCGATCTCATCAGCGTCAATGCCCGCAAGACCATCTTCGGCTACCGCATGATGGTGTGGGCCATCGTCATTATCGGGGTGCTCAGTTTCGTGGTCTGGGCGCACCACATGTATGTCTCGGGCATGAACCCCTACTTTGGGTTCTTCTTCGCAGTTTCCACCCTGATCATCGCCGTACCCACCGCCATCAAGGTGTATAACTGGGTACTGACCATGTGGCGGGGCAATGTGCGGATGACGGTGCCCATGCTCTACTCGGTGGCCTTTGTGCTGACTTTCGTTTTCGGCGGCATGACCGGGCTGTTCCTGGGCAATGTGGTGGTGGACCTGCCCCTGTCCGACACCTACTTCGTGGTGGCGCACTTCCATATGGTGATGGGGGTGGCGCCAATTCTGGTGATCTTCGGCGGCATCTACCACTGGTACCCCAGTGTTACTGGCCGCATGCTCCATGACGGCCTGGGCAAGCTGCACTTCTGGATCACCTTCCTCGGCACCTGGGCCATCTACTTCCCCATGCACTACCTCGGGGTTTTGGGCCTGCCGAGGCGCTACTACGCCTATGACGACTATGCTTTTATTCCTCCGGAAGCCCACAGCATCAACGCCTTTATCACCGTGGCGGCCCTTATCGTTGGTGTGGCCCAACTGCTGTTCCTGTTCAACCTGGCCTGGAGTTACGTCAGAGGCCCCAAAGCCAAGGCCAATCCGTGGCAATCGGCGTCATTGGAGTGGCAAACCCCAACTCTGCCGCCGGGTCATGGTAACTGGGGGCCCGAACTGCCCGTGGTCTATCGCTGGGCCTATGACTACAGTGTGCCCGGCCATCCTGATGACATGGTGGTGCAGACCGATCCCTGGCGGGGTGGCGACGCCCTGCATGGAGAAGTCCAGCCGGAGGTGAGCCGATGA
- a CDS encoding WYL domain-containing protein: MRVDQRLRYRLIEIIALWEGRLTTNHLCQAFDIGRQQASKDINTYIRDCSGASLEYDRSLKGYKPANGFLPRFCKGHVDEYLQLLDRHDDLGDMLSLTSLQPDATHYMDAPSRYVSPQVVRTLIQAARQGLTVEGHYESLSAAPPQDDPGRLLAPHTLVYNGFRWHVRAWCEKNRQFRDFVISRFRGELSLEQRLAGCRKEEDAVWNRQLEVKLIPNPRLEERQRRIIARDYGMDPDTLCRSERVREALLPYYLKRWDVSEPYNDAMPAEHQHLVLSSLSESP; this comes from the coding sequence ATGCGTGTTGACCAGAGATTGAGGTATCGCCTCATCGAGATCATTGCCCTGTGGGAGGGGCGCCTGACCACCAATCATCTGTGTCAGGCCTTCGATATCGGTCGTCAGCAAGCCTCCAAGGACATCAACACCTACATAAGGGATTGCTCCGGTGCCAGCCTGGAGTATGACCGCAGCCTGAAAGGCTACAAGCCAGCAAACGGGTTCTTGCCCAGGTTCTGCAAAGGCCATGTTGATGAGTACCTGCAGCTGCTGGACCGCCATGATGACCTGGGGGACATGTTGTCACTGACCAGCCTGCAACCGGATGCCACCCATTATATGGACGCCCCCTCCAGGTATGTCTCCCCCCAGGTGGTGCGAACCCTGATCCAGGCTGCCCGTCAGGGGCTGACTGTTGAGGGACACTATGAGTCCCTGTCCGCCGCGCCTCCGCAAGATGACCCTGGCCGACTGCTGGCTCCGCATACCCTGGTATACAACGGCTTTCGCTGGCACGTGCGCGCCTGGTGTGAGAAGAATCGCCAGTTCCGGGACTTTGTGATCAGTCGTTTTCGGGGTGAACTGAGCCTCGAACAGAGACTGGCAGGATGTAGAAAGGAGGAGGATGCGGTCTGGAACCGACAGCTTGAAGTCAAACTGATCCCCAACCCAAGGCTGGAGGAGAGACAAAGGCGCATCATCGCCCGAGACTATGGCATGGATCCCGACACCCTCTGTCGCAGTGAGCGCGTCAGAGAGGCCCTGTTGCCCTACTACCTGAAGCGCTGGGATGTCTCCGAGCCCTACAACGACGCCATGCCCGCGGAACACCAACACCTGGTATTGAGCAGCCTCTCGGAATCCCCTTAA